The nucleotide sequence GCAATATTCAGCTGCTATTTCCTCCAGCGGAGCGGGGGTGTTAcggggggcggggtgggggaggTGCGTCCCGGGAGCTGAGTCACTGCCCGGAGCTCCCTTCCAGCCGCGAATTTATGCGGGAGTTGGGCACAGCCCAGACGCTTCTACTTCATCCACACCCCAGAGGGTAGAGAAGTGGGAGGAGTAGGAAGTGTAGAAAAAGCCGAGCTCGGAAAGGTTCTCCTTAGAACAGCGTCCGAAGAGAAAGCCCAGTAGAAAGAGGGCATTCTAAGGCTGTTTGAGAAAGGAACCCAAGCGGGGGAACGCTTCTGGGGCTCCTCGCCTCTACTCCCCTCTGGATGCTGAATGGTACACTCCGAGCCGGAGCTAGAGTCTGGGTGCTGGGGAAGCCTTGGAGAGTGGCCGGCAGGATGGGGCTGCGTGCTGGGGGCCCCCATGGGCGAGCTGACCCAGAAGTCGGGGCAGAGGAACAGGATCGGGCCTCTGAATCGGGGGGTCGCAGCATCCATTCTGGCACCATCGCTACCGTACACAATGTGCCACTGAGCGTCCTCATCCGGCCGCTGCCCTCCGTGCTGGACCCGGACAAGGTGAAGAGCCTCATGGACACCATCCAGGTAAAGTTTCTCCGGGGAGCTCAAGGGGCGGAGCTAGGAGTGGAGCGAGCGCTAGACCCGGGGCTCTGAGATCTGAGTATCGATGTCCCGGCGCGCTGCCATTTTTCGGTGTCGTGTTCAGTGGGCAAATCACTATCTCTCACCGGACCCcagttttctctctgtaaaaCGGGAGCGTTGGACTAAGTAACCGTTAAACCCCTTTCTGACGCTTACATTCTGGGTTCTGTATCTGAGACTATTTTCAGCTCCCACACTCTTCTTCTGCGTTCTGTTGCCCAGGGTTGCC is from Gracilinanus agilis isolate LMUSP501 chromosome 2, AgileGrace, whole genome shotgun sequence and encodes:
- the SRXN1 gene encoding sulfiredoxin-1; this translates as MLNGTLRAGARVWVLGKPWRVAGRMGLRAGGPHGRADPEVGAEEQDRASESGGRSIHSGTIATVHNVPLSVLIRPLPSVLDPDKVKSLMDTIQEDPAQVPPIDVLWIKGAQGGNYYYSFGGCHRYAAYRELRKETIPAKLVQSTVSDLRVYLGSSTPDLQ